In Magnolia sinica isolate HGM2019 chromosome 12, MsV1, whole genome shotgun sequence, a single genomic region encodes these proteins:
- the LOC131221103 gene encoding transcription factor MYB114-like — MGRFSNVRKGSWTEEEDLLLKRCVEKYGEGKWRHVPARAGLNRCRKSCRLRWLNYLRPNIKRGDFAVDEVDLIIRLHKLLGNRWSLIAGRIPGRTANDIKNFWNSHLSKKLNDEHRATTPSVPNPDPTESEWMNGTNSTVEQNQNEGDDSFWKNLLFEVDEMESNLNPTVRNSGTLLDDDTDMFVRFESFISDIELWDVLGNECLDQNNNSCAF; from the exons ATGGGTCGCTTTTCAAATGTGAGGAAAGGTTCTTGGACTGAAGAAGAAGACCTTCTACTCAAGAGATGCGTTGAGAAGTATGGAGAAGGGAAGTGGAGGCATGTTCCTGCAAGAGCGG GCCTAAATCGATGCCGCAAAAGCTGCAGGCTGAGATGGTTGAATTATCTTCGGCCCAACATCAAGAGAGGAGATTTTGCAGTTGATGAAGTTGATCTCATCATCAGGCTCCATAAGTTGTTGGGCAACAG ATGGTCTCTAATCGCAGGTAGAATCCCAGGAAGGACTGCAAATGATATTAAGAATTTCTGGAATTCTCATCTAAGCAAAAAGCTGAATGATGAGCACCGGGCCACCACGCCGAGTGTTCCGAATCCCGACCCTACGGAATCAGAGTGGATGAATGGCACAAATTCAACTGTGGAGCAAAATCAAAATGAAGGTGATGACTCATTTTGGAAGAACCTGTTGTTTGAGGTGGACGAGATGGAGTCGAATCTGAATCCAACGGTTAGGAATAGTGGGACACTTCTTGATGATGATACAGACATGTTTGTAAGGTTTGAGAGCTTCATTTCTGATATAGAACTGTGGGATGTATTGGGGAATGAATGCTTGGATCAAAATAATAACAGCTGTGCTTTTTGA
- the LOC131221104 gene encoding uncharacterized protein LOC131221104 yields MEMHGHKCLCMIKLLHPDFVEVWYHFHWTVIHDFSHITKSCKTLLVSLSYLFQVPTTNSNKKTKKNIDVCNCYLLKIEAWIHKAYVLAILIVGSSNMVVSPKSIIHDCWRHGDCTIDLPCFEIIAFRCVYITCHFNQCLRSHWCAFKSHWDYLDRTRMGCGDFKDEFSYLMDLSNLQAICSSCHWLHYQLCITASISSDFSTLEYCICFAAILASDVCIQWDSSS; encoded by the exons ATGGAAATGCACGGTCATAAATGTCTATGCATGATTAAATTGTTGCATCCTGATTTTGTTGAAGTTTGGTACCATTTTCATTGGACTGTCATACACGATTTTAGCCATATCACAAAATCTTGTAAAACATTATTGGTGTCACTGAGTTACTTATTTCAAGTACCAACTACCAACTCaaataagaaaacaaagaagAACATAGACGTATGTAATTGTTATCTACTGAAGATTGAAGCATGGATACATAAAGCTTACGTTTTAGCCATTTTAATTGTAGGTTCTTCGAACATGGTTGTTAGCCCAAAATCTATCATTCATGATTGCTGGAGGCACGGTGACTGCACTATTGATCTACCATGCTTTGAAATCATCGCATTTCGTTGTGTTTATATCACTTGTCATTTTAATCAATGTTTACGGAGCCATTGGTGTGCTTTCAAGTCTCACTGGGACTATCTTGATAGAACAAGAATG GGTTGTGGTGATTTCAAAGATGAATTCAGTTATCTGATGGATTTATCTAACCTGCAAGCTATTTGCTCCAGTTGTCACTGGCTTCATTATCAGCTTTGTATCACTGCAAGCATCAGCAGTGACTTTAGCACTCTGGAATATTGTATCTGTTTCGCTGCAATATTGGCCTCTGATGTCTGTATACAATGGGATTCCAGCTCTTAA